In Torulaspora globosa chromosome 1, complete sequence, a genomic segment contains:
- the TRM112 gene encoding RNA methylation protein TRM112 (ancestral locus Anc_6.370), which produces MKFLTTNFLKCSVKACDSSNDNFPLQYDGEKCTLQQNNDIEFNAEFLTNILDRVDWDAILTVAANLGNDSLPREKPVLGTSGDLSEDDLAVLRDLHTLLICTSIVEGQMQCKNCGHIYYIKNGIPNLLLPPHLA; this is translated from the coding sequence ATGAAGTTCCTGACCACCAATTTCCTGAAATGTTCCGTGAAGGCCTGCGACAGCAGCAATGACAATTTCCCGCTGCAATACGATGGCGAAAAATGTACTCTGCAGCAGAACAACGACATCGAATTCAATGCTGAGTTTTTGACAAATATACTCGACAGAGTCGACTGGGATGCAATACTCACAGTCGCGGCCAATCTAGGAAACGATTCGCTGCCCCGCGAGAAGCCCGTGCTGGGGACCAGCGGAGATCTGAGCGAGGACGATCTTGCCGTGCTCAGGGACCTGCATACGCTGCTGATCTGCACTTCGATCGTCGAGGGCCAGATGCAATGCAAAAACTGCGGACACATCTACTATATCAAGAATGGTATCCCGAATCTGCTCCTGCCACCGCACCTGGCGTGA
- the MSH3 gene encoding mismatch repair protein MSH3 (ancestral locus Anc_6.372), whose protein sequence is MAGQPTISRFFKPADRSKRDKRVVSLPIASCSSSREKSQNVDVVDLEDSSVDSTEKSDLGLEATAVGKRFPDVEKWSGMSTAKRRKQDLSGDSLGPRGARGKDGSRMKLDRLTPLDQQVKELKDANHDKLLVVRVGYKYKCFAQDAVIASSILQIKLIEGKLTFDGSNPQDSEHKQFAYCSFPDNRLHVHLERLVRHDLKVGVVEQSETSAIKKFSKDSNKSNVFVRQVTNVFTKATYGINNTFSSDSRRVLGDTCSIWGLHIVECGRRRMKVRLLSIALNTGDIVYDEFEDSELSTEQLDIRARYLEPKEVVYYEKLPTKVERLLSGRDCSFHLRGLPLESEDVNERLKEAQLSTEYSKLYNLLYEYLKEYSNEKLLLIPSSFKPFAAATYMLLSSNTLESLDIVSNDGGKGSLFWLLDHTRTSFGSRILKEWVLRPLLCRADIEDRLDAIECLKEEVSTVFFEALNQILKSTSDLQRTLNRIAYGNTSRNEVYFFLKQISKLGSHFEMHSNDLKSRISIDGGRINRKSRLLTRLISEMMEYSHRMTMPLLFSMINASAVMEKDVERQTTEFFNLNNYDHPEVIIQRQREINSVQEELAEELNRIRTILKRPHLNYKDETDYLIEVRNTQVKGLPADWIKVNCTKMISRFHTPNIIRLMEKLQYHKDLLLRDAENEYKSFLSRIVEEYAALRNYISNIGIYDSLLALAATSCNGNYVRPKFTDKKQYIKAINARNPVIESLDVQYVPNDVNMSEKDGKVLILTGPNMGGKSSYVRKVALLVILAQIGSFVPADFLELGLFDNVFTRIGAFDNILRGESTFKIEMQEILQIIRNCSSDSLILLDEVGRGTGTEDGKAIAYTILEFFLAEPKCPLVLFTTHYTLLGLTQSPLLSNFYMDYVEEKRAGENWPTVVFLYKLRPGTTSNSFGLNVAKLAHIDTTIINSAFEVSERLREEYSLTRYTSRASHMKEILSSHTSSCVQKVTELLSWIEQEEFDRE, encoded by the coding sequence ATGGCCGGCCAACCAACGATAAGCAGGTTTTTTAAGCCAGCGGACCGCTCTAAAAGGGACAAGAGGGTTGTTAGTTTACCAATTGCCAGCTGCTCCAGTTCTAGAGAGAAAAGCCAGAATGTAGATGTGGTAGACCTGGAAGATTCATCAGTTGATAGCACCGAGAAGAGTGATCTTGGCTTAGAAGCCACTGCCGTCGGTAAAAGATTCCCAGATGTCGAAAAGTGGTCTGGGATGAGCACTGCAAAGCGCAGAAAGCAAGACCTTTCAGGCGATAGCTTAGGTCCCAGAGGAGCCAGGGGCAAAGATGGTAGCAGAATGAAACTTGACAGGCTGACACCACTAGACCAGCAAgtgaaagagctgaaagacGCTAACCATGACAAGCTCCTGGTGGTTAGAGTGGGATATAAGTACAAATGCTTTGCACAGGACGCTGTTATTGCCAGCAGCATTCTGCAGATCAAGCTGATAGAGGGCAAACTCACCTTCGATGGCTCCAATCCGCAAGATTCCGAGCATAAGCAGTTTGCGTATTGCTCTTTTCCGGACAACCGTCTTCACGTTCATCTCGAAAGGCTTGTTCGACATGACTTAAAGGTTGGCGTGGTTGAGCAATCAGAGACCAGTGCAATCAAGAAGTTTTCGAAGGATTCTAACAAGAGCAACGTGTTTGTGCGTCAAGTGACTAATGTCTTTACGAAAGCAACTTATGGAATTAACAATACATTCTCTTCGGACTCTCGAAGAGTACTCGGCGACACCTGCAGCATATGGGGCCTCCACATAGTTGAATGCGGTCGTCGAAGAATGAAAGTTCGTCTTCTATCGATTGCCCTGAATACTGGTGATATAGTAtatgatgagttcgaagaTTCAGAGCTCTCCACGGAGCAGCTTGACATACGGGCAAGATATCTGGAACCCAAAGAAGTGGTTTATTACGAGAAATTGCCGACCAAAGTCGAAAGACTCTTATCCGGAAGAGACTGTTCTTTCCACTTGAGGGGGTTGCCACTTGAATCTGAAGATGTGAACGAGCGCTTGAAGGAAGCTCAGCTCTCAACTGAATATTCCAAACTCTACAACCTGCTGTACGAATATTTGAAAGAGTATAGCAATGAGAAGCTTCTGCTAATCCCCTCGTCTTTCAAACCTTTCGCTGCCGCGACCTATATGCTTCTCAGCTCCAACACCCTTGAAAGCCTCGACATTGTTTCGAATGATGGTGGTAAAGGTTCGCTTTTCTGGTTGCTGGACCACACGAGGACCTCTTTCGGATCACGAATTCTCAAGGAGTGGGTTCTTAGACCTCTTTTGTGTCGAGCTGATATAGAAGATCGACTAGATGCAATTGAATGTTTAAAGGAAGAAGTCAGCACCGTCTTTTTTGAAGCGCTTAATCAAATACTGAAAAGTACTTCAGATTTGCAGCGCACTTTGAACCGAATTGCCTATGGGAACACGTCCAGAAATGAGGTTTATTTCTTTCTAAAACAGATATCAAAACTAGGGTCACATTTCGAGATGCACTCAAACGATTTGAAGAGTCGGATATCTATTGATGGCGGACGGATAAACCGAAAGTCGAGGTTGCTAACCAGGCTAATAAGCGAGATGATGGAATACTCTCATCGCATGACGATGCCTTTACTTTTCTCCATGATTAATGCTTCGGCGGTGATGGAGAAAGATGTCGAGCGTCAGACGActgaatttttcaatctcaatAATTATGATCACCCAGAAGTGATCATTCAAAGACAACGTGAGATTAACAGTGTCCAAGAGGAACTTGCGGAAGAGCTCAACCGCATAAGAACAATCCTTAAGAGGCCCCATCTTAACTACAAAGATGAAACAGATTACCTTATAGAGGTCCGGAACACACAAGTGAAAGGCCTGCCGGCAGATTGGATAAAAGTCAATTGCACAAAGATGATTAGTAGATTTCACACGCCCAACATAATCCGTCTAATGGAAAAATTGCAATATCACAAAGACCTTTTGCTTCGGGATGCAGAGAACGAGTATAAGAGCTTTTTGTCTCGCATTGTGGAGGAATATGCTGCCTTGAGAAACTATATCAGCAACATTGGTATCTATGATTCGCTTCTTGCTCTGGCGGCAACATCATGCAATGGAAATTATGTTCGCCCAAAATTTACTGATAAGAAACAGTACATTAAAGCGATCAATGCCCGCAACCCTGTGATTGAGTCCCTAGATGTACAGTATGTTCCAAATGATGTCAATATGTCAGAAAAGGATGGAAAGGTACTCATTTTGACCGGCCCAAACATGGGAGGTAAATCCTCATATGTGAGGAAGGTAGCACTATTAGTTATCCTGGCACAGATCGGCTCCTTTGTGCCTGCTGATTTCTTAGAATTAGGCTTGTTTGACAATGTCTTCACGAGAATTGGCGCCTTCGACAATATTCTAAGAGGGGAGTCAACCTTCAAGATCGAAATGCAAGAAATTCTCCAAATTATACGCAATTGCAGCAGCGATTCTTTGATTTTACTGGATGAGGTCGGTAGGGGAACTGGTACGGAGGACGGGAAAGCTATTGCATATACAATTTTGGAGTTTTTTCTTGCTGAGCCAAAATGCCCATTAGTGCTTTTTACGACTCATTATACTCTGTTGGGCTTAACTCAATCTCCACTGCTGAGCAACTTTTACATGGATTACGTCGAAGAAAAGCGAGCAGGTGAGAATTGGCCTACTGTCGTGTTTCTCTACAAATTGAGGCCAGGTACAACCTCTAACTCGTTCGGACTTAATGTTGCTAAGTTGGCTCATATTGATACAACCATTATCAACAGTGCGTTTGAAGTGTCCGAAAGATTGAGGGAAGAGTACAGCTTAACCCGCTACACGTCACGGGCGTCACACATGAAAGAAATTTTAAGTTCTCATACATCATCTTGCGTGCAAAAGGTGACTGAGTTACTGTCGTGGATTGAACAAGAGGAGTTTGACCGCGAATAG
- a CDS encoding serine/threonine-protein kinase (ancestral locus Anc_6.371) produces MDMQELYDRPSMVGEKERSLSFSKLIPKSFRRNASSSNGSTNTSTSSVNDGEQNATDVGAVEGGKSETENSQRQENYTREPSYVVGPAQAQSSRFSRLKSIFHGPNGEEESKTGNGSNAGGSESQVEIRSIKKSKSSDLEEEVIQSHGGDLDSPIEASVEGLGRLHISEHKTRSVGSSPLDMAPATRKRSPSTPIMPSHLDTAEPRSRGKQGNREHTGSFNTNPFRHDRDRSATIRSNNPYFIYQGLPPHALSSQELDYSFISSSSKLGEYLVPTTPGTASTASTAPIVKDHRNLSNLSLNKIKENEEVNEFYSSDGFAERRGSKAGNFLDRFESPLLTPENTEPFPAIVVGCDNDGDEDGGEFALTQSALSSPSNGNNYQRDMGVKGDLGQIKPILRRAASVPDALKENSPNKTPLKQRDGSSSSPFPPAGPLPEVEEPKRSKRLRNKSFSNKFRDITVGPQSFEKIRLLGQGDVGKVYLVKEKRTNRLYALKIFSKAEMIKRKKIKRILAEQEILATSNHPFIVTLYHSFQSEDYLYLCMEYCMGGEFFRALQTRKTKCISEDDARFYASEVTAALEYLHLMGFIYRDLKPENILLHKSGHIMLSDFDLSIQAKDAKDPVVKGTAQSTILDTRICSDGFRTNSFVGTEEYIAPEVIRGNGHTAAVDWWTLGILTYEMLFGFTPFKGDNTNETFCNILKSEVTFSNNNEVSRACKDLIKKLLTKNESKRLGSRMGAADIKRHPFFKKVQWSLLRNQEPPLIPVLTEDGYDFTKLSSNKNKQSSKNGVHSSLEEQERIMFEENVEYDDEVSDDDPFHDFNSMSLMKQDNNSLIYGNNNSYGKISYAPNSNRSRSNSHKGFFKR; encoded by the coding sequence ATGGATATGCAAGAATTGTACGATCGACCCAGTATGGTTGGGGAGAAGGAGAGAAGCCTGTCGTTTTCAAAATTGATCCCTAAATCATTCAGACGTAATGCCAGCAGCTCGAATGGTAGTACAAATACCAGCACTTCTAGCGTTAACGACGGGGAGCAGAATGCCACTGACGTTGGTGCCGTGGAGGGCGGGAAGAGCGAGACAGAGAATTCCCAGAGACAGGAGAACTATACGCGGGAGCCTTCCTATGTTGTGGGACCAGCACAGGCTCAGAGCTCCAGGTTTTCGAGATTAAAAAGTATCTTTCATGGGCCTAATGGCGAGGAGGAGAGTAAGACAGGAAATGGCTCGAACGCTGGTGGATCGGAATCTCAAGTTGAAATAAGAAGCATCAAAAAATCGAAGTCAAGTGATCTagaggaagaagttatTCAGTCACATGGAGGGGATTTGGACTCACCAATAGAGGCCTCTGTGGAAGGTCTTGGACGCTTGCATATTAGCGAGCATAAGACGCGAAGTGTAGGTTCTTCGCCTCTCGATATGGCGCCGGCAACAAGGAAACGGTCACCATCGACCCCCATAATGCCCAGCCATTTGGACACTGCGGAACCGAGATCAAGAGGGAAGCAAGGGAACAGAGAACATACTGGAAGCTTTAACACTAATCCATTTCGCCACGACCGAGATCGATCTGCTACGATTCGGAGTAATAATCCGTATTTTATCTATCAAGGCCTACCACCTCACGCGCTGTCATCTCAAGAACTAGATTACAGTTTTATTTCATCCTCGAGCAAGTTGGGCGAATATCTCGTGCCGACGACCCCGGGCACTGCGTCAACTGCTTCTACGGCACCTATCGTAAAGGATCATAGAAACCTCAGTAACTTGTCGTTAAACAAGATTAAAGAGAACGAAGAGGTAAACGAATTTTACTCCAGCGATGGATTCGCGGAAAGAAGGGGATCTAAGGCTGGAAACTTTCTGGATCGCTTTGAAAGCCCGCTTTTGACCCCAGAAAACACTGAGCCCTTCCCTGCCATAGTAGTTGGATGCGATAACGATGGTGACGAGGACGGCGGGGAGTTTGCCCTCACTCAGTCTGCTCTCAGTTCGCCTAGCAACGGGAATAATTACCAACGAGATATGGGTGTGAAAGGGGATTTAGGCCAGATAAAACCGATCCTTCGCAGAGCTGCCTCTGTGCCGGACGCACTGAAGGAGAACTCGCCAAATAAAACACCCTTAAAGCAAAGGGACGGttcatcatcctcaccCTTTCCACCTGCTGGCCCACTTCCAGAAGTGGAAGAGccaaaaagatcaaagcGATTAAGGAATAAGTCCTTCAGCAATAAATTCCGGGACATCACCGTCGGACCTCAATCATTCGAGAAAATACGATTGCTCGGCCAAGGCGATGTCGGGAAGGTGTATCTTgtgaaagagaaaagaaCTAACAGGCTTTATGCACtcaaaattttcagcaaaGCGGAAATgatcaagagaaagaaaattAAACGAATACTTGCTGAGCAAGAGATTTTGGCTACAAGCAATCACCCTTTCATTGTGACATTGTACCACTCGTTCCAGTCCGAAGACTACTTGTATCTTTGTATGGAATACTGCATGGGAGGGGAGTTTTTCCGAGCGCTTCAAACCAGGAAGACTAAATGCATCAGTGAGGACGATGCCCGTTTTTATGCCAGTGAAGTGACAGCTGCATTGGAATACCTGCATTTGATGGGTTTCATTTACAGGGACTTGAAACCTGAAAACATTCTTCTGCATAAATCAGGACATATCATGTTATCGGATTTCGACTTATCTATTCAGGCTAAGGATGCGAAAGATCCTGTGGTTAAGGGTACTGCTCAATCAACGATTTTGGATACCAGGATCTGCTCTGACGGCTTTAGAACTAATTCATTTGTTGGAACCGAGGAATATATTGCGCCGGAAGTGATAAGAGGCAATGGCCATACAGCAGCCGTTGATTGGTGGACTCTAGGTATTTTGACATATGAAATGCTGTTTGGCTTTACCCCATTCAAAGGAGATAACACTAATGAAACATTTTGCAACATTCTGAAAAGCGAAGTGACATTTTCCAACAACAACGAAGTCTCGAGGGCTTGCAAAGACTTAATTAAAAAGCTGTTAACGAAGAACGAGTCGAAGCGATTGGGTTCCAGAATGGGTGCAGCTGACATCAAGCGTCATCCTTTCTTTAAGAAAGTTCAGTGGTCGCTTTTAAGAAACCAGGAACCTCCATTGATTCCAGTTTTAACCGAGGATGGATATGATTTTACCAAGCTGTCCTCTAATAAAAACAAGCAGAGTTCGAAAAATGGTGTTCATTCTTCATTAGAGGAGCAGGAGCGCATAATGTTCGAAGAAAATGTAGAATATGATGACGAAGTGTCAGATGATGATCCCTTCCATGATTTCAATTCGATGAGTCTAATGAAGCAGGATAATAACTCCTTGATATACGGAAACAATAACTCGTATGGTAAGATCTCATATGCTCCAAACTCAAACAGGTCGAGAAGTAATAGTCATAAGGGGTTTTTCAAGAGATAG